The sequence GCGACCGAGGCCGCGGCCGACACCGCCGAGGCCGCCGGGGTGCACGTCGAGACGATCGGCGTCGGCACCACGGCCGGAGCGACCGTCGACGTCGGCGGCTACCGGCTGCACACCGCGCTGGACGAGGACACGCTGAAGGCCATCGCCCAGACGACTGGCGGCTCCTACCACCCGGCGTCGAGCACCGCCTCGCTGGACGGGATCGCCTCGACGATCAAGCTGCGGCTGACGACGCACCGCGAGGACCTGCCGCTGGCCGGGGCCTTCATCATGGTCGCGGTCCTGCTGCTGGCGGCCGGCGGGCTGGTCACCGTGATGCGCACGGGAAGGCTCGTCTGATGTCCCTGACCTGGCCGTGGGCGCTCTGCACCCTGCTCGCCCTGCCGCTGCTCGCGGCCGTTGCCTGGTGGTCCCGGCGACGGCGGCGGCGGGCGGCGGTCCGGGTCACGTCGATCGCGCTGGTCCGGGGCGCGCTGCCGGGCCGGCCGCGGTGGTACCGGCGCGTCCCGGCGGCGCTGCTCGCGCTCGGGCTGGTCGCGCTCAGCATCGGCGCGGCCCGCCCGCAGGCGACCGTGCCGATCACGTCCAACTCTACGACGATCATGCTCGCGCTCGACGTGTCCGGCTCGATGTGCTCCACCGACGTGCCGCCCAACCGGATCACCGCCGCGGAGAAGGCCGCGACGGCCTTCATCAAGGCCCAGCCAGCCGGCTCCCGGATCGGGCTGGTCACGTTCTCCGGCATCGCGGGGCTGCTCGTGCCGCCGACGACCGACAGCCAGAAGCTGCTGGACGCGCTACAGAACCTGACGACGTCACGCGGGACCGCGATCGGCCAGGGCATCCTCACCTCGATCGACGCGATCGCGGACGCCGACCCGTCGGTCGCGCCGACCGGCTCGGCCGTCAGCGGGAACGGGACGGGCCCGTACGCGGCCGACGTCATCGTCGTGCTCACCGACGGCGCCAACACCCAGGGCGTGGACCCGCAGACCGCAGCGAAGCAGGCCGCCGCCCGTCGCCTGCGCGTCTACACGATCGGGTTCGGCACGACGACGCCGGCGCCGATGGTCTGTGGCAGCTCGCAGGTCGGGGGGTTCGGCGGGTTTGGTGGCTTCGGCGGGTTCGGTGGGGGTGGCCGGCTCGGCGACCGCAGCCCGCTGGTCATCGACGAGCAGGCGCTGCGCGACGTCGCGGCCACCACCGGCGGCACGTACTACCGCGCGCAGAACGCGGGCCAGCTCCAGGACGCGCTCGGCACCCTGCCGCGGAACATCACCGTGACGCACAAGCACAAGGACATCGCCGCCTGGTTCGCCGGCCTCGGTGGGCTGCTCGTCGCCGCCGCGGTCGGCCTCTCGCTGTGGTGGAACCGGGTCCGACGCCCACCGGGTGCCGCCGGGTCACCTGGGCTGCCGGCCAGGGACGAGGGACGAGCGCTCCAGGTGGGCCGCTGATCAGCCGCGCCGGCCAGCGTTAGCGGCGGCGGGACTCCGGGAGGCGGCTGGGGCCGACGTGATCGTCCAGCCAGGAGGTCAGGCGGCGCATGTCCCGCCACGCGGTGGCCACCTGCTCCACACAGCTCGGTTCGGCCAGCCACGGCGGCTCGCCGAACTCGCGGTGAGCGGTCAGCGTCTTGTGCCGGAGCAGCTCGATCCGCGGGTGGTCGGCGTCGTAGCCGCGCGGCCGGGTCTTGAGCACGGTGCCCGACACGTCGTACCCCGCCGCGCGTAGCTGCCCGACGAGTGCTTCCAACCCCGGTCCGAGGAGGTCGTCGGCGATGGCCGCCCGCAGCCGTTCGACCTGGTCGGGGGCGGTCCGCCAGTAGCCGGAGGCGGCCATCAGCCCGTTCGCCGAGACCTGGACATAGCCGCCCCGGTCGCAGTGCGCGCCGATCGCCGTCTTGTACGGCGACTTGTCCTTGGAGAACCGCACGTCCCGGTACGGCCGGAACACGTGCGGCTCGCCGAACTCCGGCTCCAGGGCGTCGAGCAGGGCGAGCATCGGGCCCCGCACCGCCGTCTCGTAGACCTCCCGGTGATCGGTCCAGTAGGCCTTGCTGTTGTCCGCCTCGAGCCCGTCGAAGAAGATCAGCGCCTCGGCGGGAAACCCGCTGAACTCCGACACCAGGCCTCCTAGACGAGCGACCGCCACCGACAGCAATCCTAGGACCGCCCACCGACAGCCCACGGCCCACGGCCCGGCCCCGGCATTGGCCCCGGCCCGGCCCGGCCCGGCATTGATCATGATCGCCGTTTGAGCCCTGGGATGGTCGCGAAGACGTCCCCGCTACGACCATCCCAGGGCCAAGACAGCGATCAAGCCCACGCGAGAGCACCCAGGGTCGCGATCAAGCCGGCGCCGGACTGGCGAACCCGCGAGGCACGGCGCCATCACCGCCTCGACCGCCGCACTGTCGACTTGGACACTGTCGGGTAAGTCAGATACCGTCGGCCCAACAGCGATCAGCACTGGCGCACAGGAGGCGAAGAATGGTCAGCGGTAAGACGACGACCGTGGACCTGCCCGACGCGCTCGTGCGCGAGGCGCAGGACGTCGCACGCGCCGAGGGCACGACGCTGCGGGCTCTCCTCGAGGATGGCTTGCGCGCCGTGCTCGCTCGGCGCCGATCGGCGACCCGGTTCGAGCTCCCCGACGCATCGATGGAAGGCAACGGCCTACGACCCGTGTTCCGCGACGCCGACTGGGAGGATCTGCGAGCCGCGAGCTACGGCGGCCCTATGTGATCGCGGTCGACACGGACATCCTCGTGTGCTGACCGCACCGCCGCGCGCCCCCGTGGTGGTTGTCGGGGGATCGGCGACCGGTCAGGGGTGCTCCGCTCTTGGACACTCGTCGTCGGCGCGGTCCCAGGCCGGGGAGGGGGTCGGGGTGTAGCGGACCGGCGGGGCGGCGTGGGCGATCAGCGCGCGGCTGGCGCCTAGGGAGTCCTCGACGGCGCCCAGCGCGCGCGCCTGGGTCAGGACGGTCCCCCAGGACGCGGCCTCGGTCGGGCCGGCCAGGACGGGCAGCTCGCAGGCGTCCGCGACGAGCTGGCAGAACAGCGTGTTCGCGACCCCGCCGCCGACGAGATGCAGGACGCGGACCGGCCGGCCCGACAGCTCGGCCGCGGTGCGCACCGCGCGGCGGACGGCCAGAGCCAGGCTGTCGAGGATGCAGCGCGCGACCTCGGCCCGGCTGTCGAGCGTGACCCCGCTGACCCGCGCCGCCGCCGCGCGCACCCGGGCCGGCATGTCCCCGGGCGGGGTGAGCTCCGGGTCCTGGACGTCGATCACCGCTCGAAGACCGCGGACGTCCGCCGCCGCCGCGACCAGGCCCGGCAGATCCACGTCGCCGCCGGCCTCCCGCCAGTGCCGCACGCACTCCTGCAACAGCCAGAACCCGGTGACGTTGCGCAGGAAGCGGGTGGTCCCGTCGACGCCGAGCTCGTTGGTGAAGTTCGCCGCCCGGCTCTCCGGCGTGATCACGGGCTTCGGCAGCTCGACCCCGACGAGCGCCCAGGTCCCCGTGCAGACGAAGGCGAAGTCGTCTCCGTCCGCCGGAATCCCCGCGACGGCGGCGGCGGTGTCATGGGACGGCGCGAGCACGACCTGGGGCCGCTGGGCCAGGCCGAGGTCGGCACGCACGAGGCCGAGCGGCGTCCCGGGCGCCGCCAGCGGCGGGAACAGCCCGACCGGGACGCCGAGCCGGCCGGCCAGGTCCGTCGACCACTCGGCCGTGCGCGGGTCGAGCAACTGGGTCGTGGAGGCGTTCGTCAGCTCGGTGCGCAGCTCGCCGGTCAGCCAGTACGTCATCAGGTCCGGGATGAGCAGGGCGTGGCGGGCGGCGGCGCTCTGCGCGGTGTCGCGGCGGGCGAGCAGCTGGAACAGGGTATTGAACGGCTGCAGCTGGGTGCCCGTCGCGGCGTAGAGCTCGTCGGGGCTCAGCTCGCCCAGCACGGCGGCGACCGCCGACGAGGTGCCGGCGTCGCGGTAGCTGACCGGGTTGCCGAGCAGGTCGCCGTCCGCGTCGAGCAGGCCGTAGTCGACGGCCCAGCTGGCCACGCCGACGCTGTCGAGGCCGGCGCCCGCGAGGTCGGCGGTCAGGCCGATGCCCCGGCGCAGGCCCTCGACCACGCCGCCGAACAGGGCGAGGACGTCCCAGCGCAGCCGGCCGCCGGCGCGGACCGGCGTGTTCGGGAAGCGGTGCACCTCCCGCAGGTCCACGCCCGCCGCGCCGATCCGGGCGACGGCGACCCGGCCGCTGGACGCGCCCAGGTCGACCGCCGCGATCGCCGCCTGCCTCATCGCGCGGCCGTGGTCATCGCAGGAAGGCAGCTCATCGTAGGAAGGCCGCGGCCACGCCCGAGTCGACCGGGAGGTGGACCCCCGTCGTGCGGGTCAGGTCGCCGCCGACGAGGGCGAAGACCGCCGCGGCGACGTGCTCGGGCAGCACCTCGCGGCCCAGCAGCGTGCGCTTGGCGTAGAACGCCCCGAGCTCCGACTCGTCGACGCCGTACACCGCCGCCCGCTTCGCGCCCCAGCCGCCGGCGAAGATGCCCGACCCACGGACCACGCCGTCGGGGTTGATCCCGTTGACGCGGATCCCGTGCTTGCCGAGCTCCGCGGCCAGCAGCCGGACCTGGTGGGCCTGGTCGGCCTTGGCCGAGCCGTAGGCGACGTTGTCGGGGCCGGCGAAGACGCTGTTCTTGCTGGCGATGTAGACGAGGTCGCCGCCGAGGCCCTGCTCGACCATCAGCCGGGCCGCCTCGCGGGCGACGAGGAAGCTGCCCTTGGCCATGACGTCGTGCTGCAGGTCCCAGTCGCGTTCGGACGTCTCCAGCAGCGGCTTCGAGATCGACAGGCCGGCGTTGTTGACGACGAGGTCGACGCCGCCGAAGGCCAGCGCGGCCTCCGCGAACGCGGCCGCGACCGCGCCGGGCACGGAGACGTCCGCGCTGACCCCGACGGCCCGGTCGGGGCCGCCGATCTCGGCGGCGACGGCCGCCGCCTTATCGAGGTCCAGGTCGGCGACGACGACGCAGGCGCCCTCGGCCGCCAGCCGCAGCGCGATCGCGCGCCCGATGCCGCTCGCGGCGCCGGTGACCAGCGCGACCCGGGTGGCCAGCGGCTTCGGCGCCGGCATCCGGCGCAGCTTGGCCTCCTCCAGCGCCCAGTACTCGATGCGGAACTTCTCCGCCTCGTCGATCGGGGCGTACGTCGAGACGGCCTCGGCGCCGCGCATCACGTTGATGGCGTTGACGTAGAACTCGCCGGCGACCCGGGCGGTCTGCTTGTCGCGGCCGAAGCTGAACATGCCGACGCCGGGCACGAGGACGATCGCCGGGTCGGCGCCGCGCATCGCCGGCGAGTCCGGGGCCGCGTGACGCTCGTAGTAGGCCCGGTACTCGTCCCGGTAGGCGGCGTGCAGCTCGCGCAGCCGGGCGGTGACCTCGTCCAGCGGCGCGGCCGGCGGCAGATCCAGGACCAGCGGCCGGACCTTGGTGCGCAGGAAGTGGTCCGGGCAGGACGTGCCCAGCGCGGCGAGGCGCGGGTGCTCGGTCCCGGCGAGGAAGTCCAGGACGACGTCCGCGTCGGTGAAGTGGCCGACCTGCGGGTTGTCCGTCGAGGCCAGGCCGCGCACCAGCGGCGCGAGCGCGGCGGCGCGGGCGCGGCGCTCGTCCGTCGGCAGCGGCGCGAAGGCGGGCAGCGCCGGCCCGAACGGCTCGGCCTTGCCGCGCTCGGCCAGGAACGCCTCGGCCGTGCGGATGATCTCCAGCGAGTGGGCCTCGCAGGACTCGCTGGTGTCGCCCCAGGCGGTGATGCCGTGGCCGCCCAGGATGCAGCCGATCGCCTGCGGGTTGGCCTCCTTGACCGCCGCGATGTCCAGGCCGAGCTGGAAGCCGGGCCGGCGCCAGGGCACCCAGACGACGCGGTTGCCGAAGCACTCCTTGGTCAGCGCCTCGCCGTCGGCCGCGGTCGCCAGCGCGATCCCGGAGTCCGGGTGCAGGTGGTCGACGTGGCTGGCCTCGACCAGGCCGTGCATCGCGGTGTCGATCGACGGCGCGGCTCCGCCGAGGCCGTGGCGGCAGAAGTCGAACGCGGCCACCATCTCGTCCTCGTGCTCGACGCCCCGGTAGACCCCGGGCAGGGCCCGCAGCCGGTCGAGGCGCAGGACGGCGAGGCCTGCCTCGGTGAGGGTGCCGAGGTCGCCGCCGGAGCCCTTGACCCACAGCACGTCGATCGGCTGGTCGGTCACCGGGTCGGTCAGCGCGCCCTTGGCGGAGGTGTTGCCGCCGGCGTAGTTGGTGTTGCGGGGGTCGGAGCCGAGCCGGTGCGACCGCGCGACGAGCTCGGCTGGCGTGTCGGCGGCTGGCGTCTCGGCGGCTGGCGTGTTGGCGGTCATGCGCCCCACCCGGCCTGCTGGCCGCCGGTCCGGTCGGCGACGATCCGCTCGGCGTAGCCGGAACGGGCGTACGCGCCCATCGGATCGGGATCGAGCCCTTGTGACTGCCGCAGCTCGGCGAGCAGCGGCCGGACGTCGGTGTTGTAGGCGTCCATCAGGACGGCGTTCGCGCCGAGGATGTCACCGGCGCGCTGCGCGGCCCCCAGCGCGTCGACGTCGACGAGCAGGGCCTTCGCCGTCGCCTCCTGGACGTTCATCACCGAGCGGATCTGCCCGGGGATCTTGGGCTCGATGTTGTGGCACTGGTCGAGCATGAAGGTGATCTCCGAGCTTGCGGCCAGGCCGCCGGCGGCGGTCACCTCGAACAGGATGCGGAACAGCTGGAACGGGTCGGCGGCACCGACGATGAGGTCGTCGTCGGCGTAGAACCGCGAGTTGAAGTCGAAAGCGCCGAGCTTCCCGGCCCGCTGCAGCACCGCGACGATGAACTCGATGTTCGTGCCCGGCGCGTGGTGGCCGGTGTCGACGCAGACCTTGGCCTTCTCACCGAGGGTGAGGCAGTGGGCGTAGGCGGTGCCCCAGTCCGGCACGTCCATCGTGTAGAAGGCCGGCTCGAACAGCTTGTACTCCAGGATCAGCCGCTGCGACGCGCCGAGCCGGGCGTAGACGGCGGCCAGCGCCTCGGCCAGCCGGTCCTGCCGGGCCCGGATGTCGTCCTGGCCGGGGTAGTTGGTGCCGTCGGAGAACCAGAGCTTCAGGTCGCGCGAGCCGGTCTGGTCCATCACGTCGACGCAGGCCAGCAGGTGGTCGAGGGCCTTGCGGCGTACCCGGGGGTCCGGGTTGGTGACGCTGCCGAGCTTGTAGTCGTCGTCCTGGAAGACGTTGGCGTTGACGGTCCCGAGGGAGATCCCCGCGTCGCTGGCGGCCTGGCCGAGCTTGGCCCAGTCCTCGACGGAGTCCCACGGGATGTGCAGGGCGATGCTCGGCGCGACGCCGGTGAAGGCGTGCACCTGGCCGGCGTCGGCGACCTTCTCGAACGGGTCGCGCGGAACGCCCGGCTGGGTGAAGACCTTGAACCTCGTCCCCGAGTTGCCGAAGGCCCAGGACGGCAGCTCGATCCGCTGCTGCGCCAGGGCCGTCGTGACGGCCTGTCGATCGACCATTACGGACCTGCTCTCCAAACTTTGACGTGACGTGTGACGCGCGGGGGTCGTGGGTGGGGACTAGCCCGGCCCCACCTCCACGACGCCGATCCCGAGCAGGTCCGCGGCCGCCCGCACCCTGGCGCCGAGATGGCCGACGCACAGCGCCCAGTGGTGCGAGATCCCGGTGGCGCTCCAGGCGTCGGTCCACCCCCCCGGGTCCCGGCCGAAGTCGACCCGGGAGGTCGTGTTGCCGATCTGGAGCAGCGGGCCGGGCACGGTGCGGCCCTCGGAGATGACGAACCGCAGCTCGCCGCCCGGCAGCTGCGCGAGGCCGAGCAGGGTGACCGGGCCGTGCCGGACGTCGAACTCGACGGAGACGCCCCAGCCGCGCTTGCCGTGGAACGTGCCGAGGCCGCGCAGCATGGGCCTGCTCTCGCTGACCGCCAGGTGGGCCGGGCCGTCGTGGCCCATCTCGACGACGCCGGCCTCGAAGTCGAGCGCCTGCAGCTCGGTGAACGAGCCGCCGCCGCCGAGCCGGTCGGCGACGAGCATCGCGATCGAGGTCCGCAGCTCGTACTCACCGGTCGCCGGGACGCCCCGGGCGGTCAGCAGCGACGCACCGAGGATCATCCCGGCGCCGAGCCGCTCGTGCTGCTCGCCGTCGAGGCCTCGGTGGTAGTAGGCGAGGCTGTCGAGCCCGAAGTCCTCGACGAGCCGGTCGAGCCCGACGGAGACGCGGGCGGCCCACTCGAAGTCGTCGTCCACCACGCTCCGGTCGATCTCGAAGATCTCCCGGGCCAGGGCCATCCGCGCGCCGGCCTCGGCGTCCGTCACGCTGGCGACCCTGACCCGCAGGTCGTCGAACTCCAGGACCTCGATGTGGCCGCCGAGCTTGCCGGACAGCAGCGCGAGGTCGGCGGAGACGTCGAGCATCCCCGGGTAGAGGTGGCCCATCAGTCCGTGGCGGCCGTGGCGCAGCGCCCCGCGCACGCCGGCGGCCTCGACCCAGCGGCCGATCTTCGCCCAGGCCCGCTCGTCGTCCAGGTAGCCGGAGACCGAGCGGAACGGGACCCCGGCGCGGGCGAAGGCGTTCGCCATCTCGGGCAGCGGGCAGGCGCCGCAGTAGGCCAGCCACTGTCCGGTGTCGAAGCTGGCGTGGTCCATCTTCGCCGTCGGCTGCAGGTTGATCAGCAGCATCGGGGCGCCGGCCCGCTGCGCGATCGGCACCAGCATCGAGGCCGTCATGTAGGTGGTGAGGAAGCCGACGATCAGGTCGCAGCCCGCGGCGCGCAGCTGCTCGGCGGCGCGCGCGCCGTCGGTGGCGTCGGAGATGAAGCCGACGTCGACGACCTCGCAGTCCATTCCGCGCATCCGGGCGCTGACCCGGTCGGCGGACCGGCGCCGCGTCGGCAGCAGGTCCGGGAACTGCGGCCAGTAGGCCCCGAGGCCACCCGCGACGAGACCGACCAGAGGACGCCGGCCCCGAACCCGGTCCAGCTCGGGCATCGACGTGAGAAACGCGCCCGCTGTCGTCATCGAAGTCTCCGTTCCGCTAGGCCTTGATCGCCGTTTTGGCCTGAGACCGCCCGGGCCCGACGCCGCCCGGCCCGACGCAGCTGAGGCCTGAGACCGCGCGGGCCCGACGCCGCCCGGGCCTGAGGCCGCCGGACCCTCTCCCGTGGATCTTGGTGTCCCCATGGCGGCCCACCACCTCCGTGCCTTGATCGCCGTTTTGGCCCTCGGGTGGTCGCGAGGCAGTTCCGATCACAGCCACGCGAGGGCCGAAACGGCGATCACTGGCACCGGGGTGGTGGTGGTTCGCCGCGGGGGCGCCGGGATTCATGGGATGCGCCTTTTAGTGCGCAGCGTTTGTGGCCGCGAGCTGGCCGTCGAGGTTGAAGATCTCGTCGAGCAGCTCGAAGCCCTCGTCCGGACGCTGGCCGTCCAGCCCGACGAAGAACCGGCCCATCTCGGCCTGCCACCGGGCGTTGACGGCCGTGGTGGCCATCGCGGCCTGCGCGGCCGCGAGGTCTTCGGCCTCGACGTAGCCGACGACCAGCCCGTCCGGCCGGGCGAACAGCGAGTAGTTGTGCCAGCCGGCGTCGGCGAGGGCGCGCAGCATCTCGGGCCAGACGGCCGCATGGCGGGCCCGGTACTCGTCGAGCAGTTCCGGGCGGACGGTCAGCAGAAAGCAGTAGCGGTTCATGGCTGGACCTGCTCCATTTACGCCTCTCCCTGTTCGGGCCAGTCCCAGGCCGGGGCGGCAGGGGGAAAAGGTTCGCCCGCCGCCCGCTGGATGGTCCGGTGGGTGCCCGTCTTCCCGGGACAGGCACCCACCGGAGGTCAGGCGGGATTTCCGCGATCGCGACCGGCTGAGTTCAGGGCCGGGCCACACTCAAAATCCGGCCACGCTCAGAATCCGGCCCGGCCAGAATCCGGCCGCGATCAGAATTCGACCGGGCTCAGAACTTGAACTGGTCGATGTTGGTCGAGTCGAACACCGTGGGCGGGCCGAGCACGACCGACGGGCCGTTGCTCCCGCTGCCGGCGAGCACCTTGTACGAGCCGAGCGTGCCGGCCGTGAAGGACGAGCCCGCGTCGAGCGTGGCAGTGCCCGAGGCCAGCGAGGCGGCGGCGTAGCCGGCCAGGTAGCCGAGGTTCGACGGGTTCCACAGCTCGAACTGCTTGACCGTGCCGTCCTTGACATAGGAGCGCATCTCCGACGGCAGCCCGAGACCGGTCAGGGTGACCTTGGACGCCACGTCCTTGTGGGTCGAGAGGTACTGGGCCGCGGTCGAGATGCCGACGGTGGTCGGCGAGATGATGCCCTTGAGGTCCGGGTAGGCCGAGAGCAGGCCCTGCAGCACCGTCAGCGAGGTGGCCGGGTCGTCGTTGCCGTAGACCGTGGAGACCAGCTTCATGTTCGGGTACTTGGCGAGCTGCTGCTTCATGTAGCCGATCCAGGCGTTCTGGTTCGTCGCGCTGGCGGCGGCCGAGAGGATCGCGATCTGGCCGGTGCTGTTGATCTCCTTGGCGAGCAGGTCGACCTCGGACGTGCCGATGGTCTGGGTGTCCGCCTGGTTGATGAACAGGTGCGCCGGGCTGTTGCCGCAGCTGATGTCCGAGTCGAACGCGATGATCTTGATCTTGGCGGCCGCGGCCTGGTTCAGCGACGGGCACAGCGCGGACGGGTCGTTGCCGGCGATGACGATCGCGTCGGCGTGCGCCTGGATCGCCGCCTGGATCGACGGGATCTGCGCGGCCGCGGTGTCGGAGGTGCCGCTGCTGACGACGACCTTCCCGCCGAGCTCGGACAGCGCCTTCTGGCCGCCCTGGTCGGCGAGCACCTCGTACGGGTTCTGGGTGTCCTTCGGGATGAAGTAGACCGTGAGGCCCTTCTTGATCCCACCGGAGGACGAGCCGCCCGAGGAGGCAGCGGTACCGCCCGAGGACGACCCACAGGCCGCTAACACCGTTCCGAGCGTCGCCACCGTGATGGCGACGGTCGTTCTCCTTCGTGCTGACGAGATTCCGAGCATGGTGAACGTCCCTTTCAGTGATGAGCTACCGGCGCAGGCCCGCGCCGTGAGGAAAGGAGGAAGGACTGGGGAGTCGGGTGCGCCTACGCCCGGGGTCTTGTGCGGCTGACGAGGCGGCCGGCGATCCGGGACAGGTTCGGCACGACGACGCTGGCCAGCAGCAGGAGGCCGACGACGATCTTCTGGACCTCGGGCTGCACGCCCATCTGGGTGAGGGCCTGCAGCAGCGCGCCGAAGGTGACGGCCGACAGCGCGACGCCGAGCACGGTGCCCTTGCCCCCGAAGATCGACACCCCGCCGAACAGGACGACCGCGACGACGTCCAGCTCGAGGCCGGTGCCGGCGTCGTAGCTGGCCGAGGAGTTCTTCAGCGTGAAGAGGATGCCGGCCAGCGCGCACACCAGCCCGGACAGGACGTAGAGGCCGAACGTGATCTGGTTGACCCGGACGCCGGAGAACCGGGCGGCCTCG is a genomic window of Pseudofrankia inefficax containing:
- a CDS encoding VWA domain-containing protein, translating into MSLTWPWALCTLLALPLLAAVAWWSRRRRRRAAVRVTSIALVRGALPGRPRWYRRVPAALLALGLVALSIGAARPQATVPITSNSTTIMLALDVSGSMCSTDVPPNRITAAEKAATAFIKAQPAGSRIGLVTFSGIAGLLVPPTTDSQKLLDALQNLTTSRGTAIGQGILTSIDAIADADPSVAPTGSAVSGNGTGPYAADVIVVLTDGANTQGVDPQTAAKQAAARRLRVYTIGFGTTTPAPMVCGSSQVGGFGGFGGFGGFGGGGRLGDRSPLVIDEQALRDVAATTGGTYYRAQNAGQLQDALGTLPRNITVTHKHKDIAAWFAGLGGLLVAAAVGLSLWWNRVRRPPGAAGSPGLPARDEGRALQVGR
- a CDS encoding DUF2461 domain-containing protein; this translates as MSEFSGFPAEALIFFDGLEADNSKAYWTDHREVYETAVRGPMLALLDALEPEFGEPHVFRPYRDVRFSKDKSPYKTAIGAHCDRGGYVQVSANGLMAASGYWRTAPDQVERLRAAIADDLLGPGLEALVGQLRAAGYDVSGTVLKTRPRGYDADHPRIELLRHKTLTAHREFGEPPWLAEPSCVEQVATAWRDMRRLTSWLDDHVGPSRLPESRRR
- a CDS encoding DUF2191 domain-containing protein, which produces MVSGKTTTVDLPDALVREAQDVARAEGTTLRALLEDGLRAVLARRRSATRFELPDASMEGNGLRPVFRDADWEDLRAASYGGPM
- a CDS encoding rhamnulokinase is translated as MRQAAIAAVDLGASSGRVAVARIGAAGVDLREVHRFPNTPVRAGGRLRWDVLALFGGVVEGLRRGIGLTADLAGAGLDSVGVASWAVDYGLLDADGDLLGNPVSYRDAGTSSAVAAVLGELSPDELYAATGTQLQPFNTLFQLLARRDTAQSAAARHALLIPDLMTYWLTGELRTELTNASTTQLLDPRTAEWSTDLAGRLGVPVGLFPPLAAPGTPLGLVRADLGLAQRPQVVLAPSHDTAAAVAGIPADGDDFAFVCTGTWALVGVELPKPVITPESRAANFTNELGVDGTTRFLRNVTGFWLLQECVRHWREAGGDVDLPGLVAAAADVRGLRAVIDVQDPELTPPGDMPARVRAAAARVSGVTLDSRAEVARCILDSLALAVRRAVRTAAELSGRPVRVLHLVGGGVANTLFCQLVADACELPVLAGPTEAASWGTVLTQARALGAVEDSLGASRALIAHAAPPVRYTPTPSPAWDRADDECPRAEHP
- a CDS encoding bifunctional rhamnulose-1-phosphate aldolase/short-chain dehydrogenase translates to MTANTPAAETPAADTPAELVARSHRLGSDPRNTNYAGGNTSAKGALTDPVTDQPIDVLWVKGSGGDLGTLTEAGLAVLRLDRLRALPGVYRGVEHEDEMVAAFDFCRHGLGGAAPSIDTAMHGLVEASHVDHLHPDSGIALATAADGEALTKECFGNRVVWVPWRRPGFQLGLDIAAVKEANPQAIGCILGGHGITAWGDTSESCEAHSLEIIRTAEAFLAERGKAEPFGPALPAFAPLPTDERRARAAALAPLVRGLASTDNPQVGHFTDADVVLDFLAGTEHPRLAALGTSCPDHFLRTKVRPLVLDLPPAAPLDEVTARLRELHAAYRDEYRAYYERHAAPDSPAMRGADPAIVLVPGVGMFSFGRDKQTARVAGEFYVNAINVMRGAEAVSTYAPIDEAEKFRIEYWALEEAKLRRMPAPKPLATRVALVTGAASGIGRAIALRLAAEGACVVVADLDLDKAAAVAAEIGGPDRAVGVSADVSVPGAVAAAFAEAALAFGGVDLVVNNAGLSISKPLLETSERDWDLQHDVMAKGSFLVAREAARLMVEQGLGGDLVYIASKNSVFAGPDNVAYGSAKADQAHQVRLLAAELGKHGIRVNGINPDGVVRGSGIFAGGWGAKRAAVYGVDESELGAFYAKRTLLGREVLPEHVAAAVFALVGGDLTRTTGVHLPVDSGVAAAFLR
- the rhaI gene encoding L-rhamnose isomerase → MVDRQAVTTALAQQRIELPSWAFGNSGTRFKVFTQPGVPRDPFEKVADAGQVHAFTGVAPSIALHIPWDSVEDWAKLGQAASDAGISLGTVNANVFQDDDYKLGSVTNPDPRVRRKALDHLLACVDVMDQTGSRDLKLWFSDGTNYPGQDDIRARQDRLAEALAAVYARLGASQRLILEYKLFEPAFYTMDVPDWGTAYAHCLTLGEKAKVCVDTGHHAPGTNIEFIVAVLQRAGKLGAFDFNSRFYADDDLIVGAADPFQLFRILFEVTAAGGLAASSEITFMLDQCHNIEPKIPGQIRSVMNVQEATAKALLVDVDALGAAQRAGDILGANAVLMDAYNTDVRPLLAELRQSQGLDPDPMGAYARSGYAERIVADRTGGQQAGWGA
- a CDS encoding L-fucose/L-arabinose isomerase family protein gives rise to the protein MTTAGAFLTSMPELDRVRGRRPLVGLVAGGLGAYWPQFPDLLPTRRRSADRVSARMRGMDCEVVDVGFISDATDGARAAEQLRAAGCDLIVGFLTTYMTASMLVPIAQRAGAPMLLINLQPTAKMDHASFDTGQWLAYCGACPLPEMANAFARAGVPFRSVSGYLDDERAWAKIGRWVEAAGVRGALRHGRHGLMGHLYPGMLDVSADLALLSGKLGGHIEVLEFDDLRVRVASVTDAEAGARMALAREIFEIDRSVVDDDFEWAARVSVGLDRLVEDFGLDSLAYYHRGLDGEQHERLGAGMILGASLLTARGVPATGEYELRTSIAMLVADRLGGGGSFTELQALDFEAGVVEMGHDGPAHLAVSESRPMLRGLGTFHGKRGWGVSVEFDVRHGPVTLLGLAQLPGGELRFVISEGRTVPGPLLQIGNTTSRVDFGRDPGGWTDAWSATGISHHWALCVGHLGARVRAAADLLGIGVVEVGPG
- a CDS encoding L-rhamnose mutarotase encodes the protein MNRYCFLLTVRPELLDEYRARHAAVWPEMLRALADAGWHNYSLFARPDGLVVGYVEAEDLAAAQAAMATTAVNARWQAEMGRFFVGLDGQRPDEGFELLDEIFNLDGQLAATNAAH
- a CDS encoding substrate-binding domain-containing protein, with protein sequence MLAACGSSSGGTAASSGGSSSGGIKKGLTVYFIPKDTQNPYEVLADQGGQKALSELGGKVVVSSGTSDTAAAQIPSIQAAIQAHADAIVIAGNDPSALCPSLNQAAAAKIKIIAFDSDISCGNSPAHLFINQADTQTIGTSEVDLLAKEINSTGQIAILSAAASATNQNAWIGYMKQQLAKYPNMKLVSTVYGNDDPATSLTVLQGLLSAYPDLKGIISPTTVGISTAAQYLSTHKDVASKVTLTGLGLPSEMRSYVKDGTVKQFELWNPSNLGYLAGYAAASLASGTATLDAGSSFTAGTLGSYKVLAGSGSNGPSVVLGPPTVFDSTNIDQFKF